The genomic stretch CCCACTCTGCAGACTACTCACCAGAAGATGACTTCCCCAACAGCGATTCATCCGAAGGGAACCTCTCTGCTGGGCCTAAGGGGCTTGGTGAGATGGGGATCAACATGTCCAATTACTCCTCCAGTTCTCTTTTGTCAGAGGCTGGTAAAGACAGCCTTGTGGAATTTGATGAAGAGTTTATCCAGCGACAAGAAAGCTCAGGGGATAACTCTGAAAGAAATTTAAGCCTGACGTGTTTTGTGGGAGAGGAACCTTCTTCCCCTGAAAGGCTGAAGAATCCTGGAAAGATGATCCCACCAACACCTATGAACAGCTTTGTGGAAATCTCACCGTCAAATGAGGAACCAACTCCACTCTATCCTGAAGATATAATCCAAAATGCAATTGACACCGGGCATCTGGGCCCACCTCAGACCCGTGCACGGTGCAGAAGCTGGTGGGGTGGCTTGGAGATTGACTCTAAAAACATTGTAGATACATGGAACGCTAGTGAACAAGAATCTGTCTTCCAGAGCCCTGAACCATGGAAAGATCCTAAGCCTGAGCCAGTTGAGAGGAGAACCTCAGATTCCACATTCCAACCAAAGAGTCTTGAATTCTCAACATCAGATCCTTGGGAATCTGAGTTTGGACAGCCTGAACTGGGCAacaaagaagcccaggaccagaaggaGGAAAGCTTGCAATACCAGCACTTGCCTACAGTAAGGCCACATTTGACAGATGCCTCTCCTCATGGGACAAACCACTTGATAGAGGACTTTGCTGCTTTGTGGCATTCAGGACACTCACCAACAACAATGCCTGAGCCCTGGGGAAACCCCACGGATGCTGGTGAAGCTGCAGTTACGATGTCCTTCCCCACCTGGGGTGCATTTGATAAAGAAGAAGATAATGCTGACACATTAAAGAATACTTGGAATCTCCATCCCACTAACAACGAGACACCTTCAGGGCAGGAACCAAGTGAATGGGCTATGGGCCAAAGTGGGTTTTCATTCCCTGCAGCAGACCTACTTGACAATCCCCTCATTGAGGTAAATAAAGATGCAGCTCCAGAAATCTGGGGCAAGAACAACAGCTCCAAGGATACCAGTCTTACGTCTGGAAGTCCCATTTCTGATTTGGGTCAAACGTGGAATAATTCTAAGCTACCAGGGGAAGACCAGAATGGCTTGGTGGATCCTAAAGCTACAGGGAAGGTATATGAGAAGGAAGGGTCCTGGAGCCTCTTTGAGGAGAGTGCTAAGAAAAGAGGGGCTGATGTCTTAGCTCCTTGGGAAGATTCCTTCTTGTCCTATAAATGTTCTGATTACAGTGCATCCAACATAGGAGAAGATTCAGTCCCATCTCCATTAGACACCAACTACTCCACCTCTGACTCTAACACATCACCAACATATGCTGGggatgaaaaagaaatagaaaacaagccAGTTGATAAAGATAATGGTTTTGAGGCAAAAGATGCTGAATTTCCTGCAGAGGGGCTTGAGGTTCTTGCAACATCATCACAGCAGTCTCAGAGAAATCGAATTGGTTCTGGTCCTGGGAATCTAGACATGTGGGCATTGCCTCACACAGAAGATAAGCCTGAAGGAAATGATGCACATCACCCAGATAACGATTCACTCaagagagagcaagcagaagACAAAAATGCTTCCATGGAGGATGACGTGAGGGAAAGCAGCCCATCCAGTTATGATGACCCTAGCATGATGCAACTCTACAACGAGGCAAACCGGCAGCTCACCCTTCTACACAGCAACACCAACTCACGCCAGGCAGCCCCAGACAGCCTTGACACATGGAACCGAGTAACTCTGGAGGACACCCAGTCCACTGCAACGATCTCGGACATGGATAATGACTTGGATTGGGATGACTGCAGTGGGGGCGTGGCGATCAGTGGGGATGGTCAAGCAGAAGGTTACATAGCTGCAAACAGTGAACCTGAAACCCGGTTCTCAGTGaagcagctggaaccatggggtACAGAACATCAGGAAGCAAATCAGGTAGACtgggatctctctgtctctgctgagCCCACGGGGGATACTGGTCCCAGTGAATACCAGACCCTAAATGAGAAAACTGGGCAGTTAATTGCAAACAGTATTTGGGATTCTGTCATGGGAGATAAAAATATGCCATCATTCAGATTACCAAGCCCATCAAATACTGTAGATATGGAACACGGCACTTGGCCTTCTGAAAGTCCCAGGCACTCAATAAATGGTAAGGACAGCCACATGTTAGAAGCCTCTAGACTCAGTGAGTCAGGAGGGCTTACATCTCAACCTGACAACCAGGACACATGGGGCAACTCCCAAGGTGACACAGCATCCTCGGTGACCAGACTGGCAAGTCCAGAACACTTTGCACAGGCAGATCCATGGACAGGCCATACTTATGGGCAGAGTGAAAGTGAGATTGAAGACCTGGCGACCTCTGATTGTGAGCATCTTGACAAGGAGGGAGCGCTAGGCTCTGGAGAGAATGGTGCCCCATGGGCTTTTGGAAAAAAGCCCAGTGACCAGGAATTCTCTTCTTCAGATGCATTTGAACACCAAGAAATCTCCAGTGCATCAGGCAAAATCAGCTCTCTTTCAGTCACCTCCAGTCCTCAGAGTGAGGAACCAGAGGAGGCCTTAGAAGCTGAGAAGGAGCCTTACATTCTAGACTCCCTTGCTGTGCAAACAGAGACATCCACATGTGATTTGCAAACCAAAGACACCCATGAAGAATCTCTAATGGATCATAGAAATTTAGGTGAAGCCAACGCAACATTGGATAAGATTAATCTAATGAAAAACAGGCCCCTATCTGGAATGGAACTTGAGAAAACTGAAGCCTGTAACATTCTGAAGCCAGAAAGAGCAAATGGAAAACTACTTTATGAATCTTCTCAAAACTTTGGTGTTTGGGATGGCCCCATGGATAGTGATGTGTGGGATAGTCATATAAGTTATGAGACAGCTATGAATCCTACAGGTCAGAGAACTGAGGAAAGATCTCTAGAAGCCCTTTCACCAGGAAACTATGACAGAGACAGCCTCTCTAGTGGGTGTACGCATTCCAGTGCATCGAGTCCTGACCTACATGATTCCTCAGTAGCCTTGTCCTCCTGGACTTACGGACCCAGTGCTGAACATCAGAAAGAGAATCATGATGATGCGAACAAACAGATTCACCAAGAATCAGAACTATTTACCACCGAAACCCATGTAGGCGTCATTACTGAAATGAAGGACTTTGTAGAAAACAGGGAGGATGGCTTTGGAAAGATGTCCAATCAGGAGGATCCTCAATTCCCAGAGATTCCAAATGATCCCTTCAATGGTGATTCCTCATCGTCTTCATCCAGCCTTGGAGCagataaatattcagaatattcTCATGCATGTCAGGAAGGAGATCTAATGACTAGACGTCAAGAGGAAAATGAACTTGGTTTTCTGGAAATTGTGGAGCCAGAGGGTACCAGGATCATATCCACAAGCTCAGGTTCTGGCAATGACAGTGGGGGTGACGAAGAGTTGCTAGAGAAGGAGCTCCATTTGGCCACAGTTGCTCAGAGTGAAGCTGGGGCTTTCAATTCATTGCATGAACCTGAGTTCTCGGCCACAGAGCATTCCAAGCCTGAGTTTTCTGTCTTTGTGGGTAGTTCGGAGTcaatagagaaagagaacaagtcAAGCCCATTCAGTGACAGTCAACAGAGCAGCCCTGGTCAGTGGATTTTGTCACCACTCATGCAGGCTGACACACAGGACACATCCAAGGAGGAGACCAGAGCTGCAGAAACGGGGACAATGGATACCACATGGTATGGATCTGCGAGCACTGAAGCTAAGAATGGGGACCCTGACAAATTGGAAATGCTTGGCTTCTCAGCTGACAGCACTGAGTGGTGGAATGCTAGGGCACAGGAAGGAAGAGCAAACGCCGGTATGGCTGCAGAGGAGTTGTCTAACTCAGAGGGTGAACTAGAGCCTACTTCTCCAGTATTCCAGAACACTGGTCCATGGAGCTTACCCATTCAGAATGATAGTGAACCTGTGGACACAGGCAGCACCAATCCTTTCCGTGGTAAACTAAAGTCACCCGTTCTAGATAGTCATGGAGACAAGTCACAGGAGAAACTTTGGAACATTCAACCTAAGCAGCTGGATTCAGATGCCAATCAACTCAGTCAGCTTGTGATCCTGGACCAAATTAAGGACAAAGATTCTGGACAGCAAATAGCCATGTCTCCTGCTGCTGGTGATTTTCCTGCAGAAACTCTCACCCAAGAGCAGGGCCGGGAATCTATGCTGTCTGTCTGGGACCATGCAGAATCAGCATTAACTCACAGAGATGAAAATGGATGTATTAGCACTGGGGTTTCACCCACTGAGTGCCAACAAGAGAACCAGTGGGAaccagaaaaaccctatctcagcCATGTGACACATTCAAGCACTCCCACAGAAAATCTCCCCGAGATCAATGCCCCCACACAACTGATGAGGAAGTTGGACTCCGATTGGGATAACCCCAGCCCCAGCGAGCCCCAACATAACTTTGTTCCAGATATTTTACATGGCAACTTTGAAGAGGGTGGGCAGCTGGCCTCGGTGTCACCTGATTTGTGGATGGATGCCAAGCAACCTTTCAGTTTTAAAGAAGATAGTGAGAATCCTGATATATTGACTCACTGTGACCATGACAGCATCTCTCAGGCATCCAGCAGCCCTGACGTGTGTCATGATTCTGAAGGGAAGCAAGAGATGGAGAAGCATACTGGTGTTTACCTGGGACTTGAAGTGGAACCCAGTGAGTTTTCTCTCACTGAGCTAAACATGAATGATGAACCAACTTGGGAACCTGAGCAGGAAAGTCTCCCACACAATTCAGAACTCCATTCCGAACATGCAATGCCCTTGCCTCCAATCGATAGTCAGAATGATATAAATAACTCATCTAAGCCTGCCTCTTCAAGAAGTTCCCCAGAACCCTCTGATATGCACGGAGACAACAATACAAGTGTAACAGCGATGGAAGACACCAACCCAGAGGTAGAAGCAGTGGACAGTGTGACGATCCCAGGTCACTTCCCCAGAAGTGAGGACGCTGACACTTTTGAAGCTCACCAAGAGGTCAGTGTGGAAGTCGACGACTCTTGGGTGTCAAAAGACCTTTGTCCTGAAAGTCAGACAGGCACTAGAGCTCTGCTTGACTGTGAGCAACCGTTTGCTTCCGAGAGCCCTGCTGTACTTACGGACATCTTCCTAACCTCAGACACCTGCCTCGATGTAAGCGAAGCTGCCTTGGATCACAGTTTCAGTGATGCCTCCGGC from Mus caroli chromosome 19, CAROLI_EIJ_v1.1, whole genome shotgun sequence encodes the following:
- the Prune2 gene encoding protein prune homolog 2 isoform X3, giving the protein MEEFLQRAKSKLDRSKQLEQVHAVIGPKSCDLDSLISAFTYAYFLDKVSPPGVLCLPVLNIPRTEFNYFTETRFILEELNIPESFHIFRDEINLHQLNDEGKLSITLVGSHILGSEDRTLESAVVRVINPGEQSDGELGFPESSSSLVLKELLREAPELITQQLAHLLRGSILFTWMSMDPELPEKQEEILSILEEQFPNLPPRDDIINVLQESQLSAQGLSLEQTMLKDLKELSDGEIKVAISTVNMTLEDYLLHGNITSDLKAFTDKFGFDVLVLISSFTWEEQQRQQIAVYSQNLELCSQICCELEESQNPCLELEPFECGCDEILVYQQEDPSVTSDQVFLLLKEVINRRCAEMVSNSRTSSTEAVAGSAPLSQGSSGIMELYGSDIEPQPSSVNFIENPPELNDSNQAQVDGNIDLVSPDSGLATIRSSRSSKESSVFLSDDSPVGEGGGPHHSLLPGFDSYSPIPEGIVAEEHARSGEHSEHFDLFNFDSAPIASEQSQPSSHSADYSPEDDFPNSDSSEGNLSAGPKGLGEMGINMSNYSSSSLLSEAGKDSLVEFDEEFIQRQESSGDNSERNLSLTCFVGEEPSSPERLKNPGKMIPPTPMNSFVEISPSNEEPTPLYPEDIIQNAIDTGHLGPPQTRARCRSWWGGLEIDSKNIVDTWNASEQESVFQSPEPWKDPKPEPVERRTSDSTFQPKSLEFSTSDPWESEFGQPELGNKEAQDQKEESLQYQHLPTVRPHLTDASPHGTNHLIEDFAALWHSGHSPTTMPEPWGNPTDAGEAAVTMSFPTWGAFDKEEDNADTLKNTWNLHPTNNETPSGQEPSEWAMGQSGFSFPAADLLDNPLIEVNKDAAPEIWGKNNSSKDTSLTSGSPISDLGQTWNNSKLPGEDQNGLVDPKATGKVYEKEGSWSLFEESAKKRGADVLAPWEDSFLSYKCSDYSASNIGEDSVPSPLDTNYSTSDSNTSPTYAGDEKEIENKPVDKDNGFEAKDAEFPAEGLEVLATSSQQSQRNRIGSGPGNLDMWALPHTEDKPEGNDAHHPDNDSLKREQAEDKNASMEDDVRESSPSSYDDPSMMQLYNEANRQLTLLHSNTNSRQAAPDSLDTWNRVTLEDTQSTATISDMDNDLDWDDCSGGVAISGDGQAEGYIAANSEPETRFSVKQLEPWGTEHQEANQVDWDLSVSAEPTGDTGPSEYQTLNEKTGQLIANSIWDSVMGDKNMPSFRLPSPSNTVDMEHGTWPSESPRHSINGKDSHMLEASRLSESGGLTSQPDNQDTWGNSQGDTASSVTRLASPEHFAQADPWTGHTYGQSESEIEDLATSDCEHLDKEGALGSGENGAPWAFGKKPSDQEFSSSDAFEHQEISSASGKISSLSVTSSPQSEEPEEALEAEKEPYILDSLAVQTETSTCDLQTKDTHEESLMDHRNLGEANATLDKINLMKNRPLSGMELEKTEACNILKPERANGKLLYESSQNFGVWDGPMDSDVWDSHISYETAMNPTGQRTEERSLEALSPGNYDRDSLSSGCTHSSASSPDLHDSSVALSSWTYGPSAEHQKENHDDANKQIHQESELFTTETHVGVITEMKDFVENREDGFGKMSNQEDPQFPEIPNDPFNGDSSSSSSSLGADKYSEYSHACQEGDLMTRRQEENELGFLEIVEPEGTRIISTSSGSGNDSGGDEELLEKELHLATVAQSEAGAFNSLHEPEFSATEHSKPEFSVFVGSSESIEKENKSSPFSDSQQSSPGQWILSPLMQADTQDTSKEETRAAETGTMDTTWYGSASTEAKNGDPDKLEMLGFSADSTEWWNARAQEGRANAGMAAEELSNSEGELEPTSPVFQNTGPWSLPIQNDSEPVDTGSTNPFRGKLKSPVLDSHGDKSQEKLWNIQPKQLDSDANQLSQLVILDQIKDKDSGQQIAMSPAAGDFPAETLTQEQGRESMLSVWDHAESALTHRDENGCISTGVSPTECQQENQWEPEKPYLSHVTHSSTPTENLPEINAPTQLMRKLDSDWDNPSPSEPQHNFVPDILHGNFEEGGQLASVSPDLWMDAKQPFSFKEDSENPDILTHCDHDSISQASSSPDVCHDSEGKQEMEKHTGVYLGLEVEPSEFSLTELNMNDEPTWEPEQESLPHNSELHSEHAMPLPPIDSQNDINNSSKPASSRSSPEPSDMHGDNNTSVTAMEDTNPEVEAVDSVTIPGHFPRSEDADTFEAHQEVSVEVDDSWVSKDLCPESQTGTRALLDCEQPFASESPAVLTDIFLTSDTCLDVSEAALDHSFSDASGLNTSTGTIDDMSKLTLSEGHPETPVDGDAGKQDVCSSEASWGDFEYDAMGQNIDEELMREPEHFLYGGDLPSEESALKQSLTPYTPPFDLSYLTEPTGSTETAQEAESPDDASLGSDAAEMLLSALPDHREEDKAETNIRKPRHQMTVLHIHEDPEAPSSPVGGTGSHNESSPSNIDWEIETDNSDSPAGGDMKPPNGKEILELEDEKVIPTKGPKQTELEYKEEKHPEQSEDHQVLAVDYILVSHEKDSPLKPEAREARENIPELEQLSIGSRETGLPETQLTGTPDTCQPESLNDVKVLSEERMSSKHKSASLENPAQDQSWMVLSHSEVGDPSAETRDSGPESPDRTQELFLSLSLDKGPKSQVLERNKPLNSLALEEIAGLSSQSRNSKRQGQAGLDAVPTQAATHDNEWEMLSPQLSRKNRNPPQEMEEETQFPEPGPRKPRPKGPPSEDEGMDIPFEEGMLSPSAIDMRPEPPNSLDLNGSHPRRIKLTAPNINLSLDQSEGSILSDDNLDSPDEIDINVDELDTPDEADSFEYTSHEDPTANKSSGQESESIPEYTAEEEREDNRLWRTVVIGEQEQRIDMKVIEPYRRVISHGGDSGYYGDGLNAIIVFAACFLPDSSRADYHYVMENLFLYVISTLELMVAEDYMIVYLNGATPRRKMPGLGWMKKCYQMIDRRLRKNLKSFIIVHPSWFIRTILAVTRPFISSKFSSKIKYVTSLSELSGLIPMDCIHIPESIINIDMKLKEKP
- the Prune2 gene encoding protein prune homolog 2 isoform X1 codes for the protein MEEFLQRAKSKLDRSKQLEQVHAVIGPKSCDLDSLISAFTYAYFLDKVSPPGVLCLPVLNIPRTEFNYFTETRFILEELNIPESFHIFRDEINLHQLNDEGKLSITLVGSHILGSEDRTLESAVVRVINPGEQSDGELGFPESSSSLVLKELLREAPELITQQLAHLLRGSILFTWMSMDPELPEKQEEILSILEEQFPNLPPRDDIINVLQESQLSAQGLSLEQTMLKDLKELSDGEIKVAISTVNMTLEDYLLHGNITSDLKAFTDKFGFDVLVLISSFTWEEQQRQQIAVYSQNLELCSQICCELEESQNPCLELEPFECGCDEILVYQQEDPSVTSDQVFLLLKEVINRRCAEMVSNSRTSSTEAVAGSAPLSQGSSGIMELYGSDIEPQPSSVNFIENPPELNDSNQAQVDGNIDLVSPDSGLATIRSSRSSKESSVFLSDDSPVGEGGGPHHSLLPGFDSYSPIPEGIVAEEHARSGEHSEHFDLFNFDSAPIASEQSQPSSHSADYSPEDDFPNSDSSEGNLSAGPKGLGEMGINMSNYSSSSLLSEAGKDSLVEFDEEFIQRQESSGDNSERNLSLTCFVGEEPSSPERLKNPGKMIPPTPMNSFVEISPSNEEPTPLYPEDIIQNAIDTGHLGPPQTRARCRSWWGGLEIDSKNIVDTWNASEQESVFQSPEPWKDPKPEPVERRTSDSTFQPKSLEFSTSDPWESEFGQPELGNKEAQDQKEESLQYQHLPTVRPHLTDASPHGTNHLIEDFAALWHSGHSPTTMPEPWGNPTDAGEAAVTMSFPTWGAFDKEEDNADTLKNTWNLHPTNNETPSGQEPSEWAMGQSGFSFPAADLLDNPLIEVNKDAAPEIWGKNNSSKDTSLTSGSPISDLGQTWNNSKLPGEDQNGLVDPKATGKVYEKEGSWSLFEESAKKRGADVLAPWEDSFLSYKCSDYSASNIGEDSVPSPLDTNYSTSDSNTSPTYAGDEKEIENKPVDKDNGFEAKDAEFPAEGLEVLATSSQQSQRNRIGSGPGNLDMWALPHTEDKPEGNDAHHPDNDSLKREQAEDKNASMEDDVRESSPSSYDDPSMMQLYNEANRQLTLLHSNTNSRQAAPDSLDTWNRVTLEDTQSTATISDMDNDLDWDDCSGGVAISGDGQAEGYIAANSEPETRFSVKQLEPWGTEHQEANQVDWDLSVSAEPTGDTGPSEYQTLNEKTGQLIANSIWDSVMGDKNMPSFRLPSPSNTVDMEHGTWPSESPRHSINGKDSHMLEASRLSESGGLTSQPDNQDTWGNSQGDTASSVTRLASPEHFAQADPWTGHTYGQSESEIEDLATSDCEHLDKEGALGSGENGAPWAFGKKPSDQEFSSSDAFEHQEISSASGKISSLSVTSSPQSEEPEEALEAEKEPYILDSLAVQTETSTCDLQTKDTHEESLMDHRNLGEANATLDKINLMKNRPLSGMELEKTEACNILKPERANGKLLYESSQNFGVWDGPMDSDVWDSHISYETAMNPTGQRTEERSLEALSPGNYDRDSLSSGCTHSSASSPDLHDSSVALSSWTYGPSAEHQKENHDDANKQIHQESELFTTETHVGVITEMKDFVENREDGFGKMSNQEDPQFPEIPNDPFNGDSSSSSSSLGADKYSEYSHACQEGDLMTRRQEENELGFLEIVEPEGTRIISTSSGSGNDSGGDEELLEKELHLATVAQSEAGAFNSLHEPEFSATEHSKPEFSVFVGSSESIEKENKSSPFSDSQQSSPGQWILSPLMQADTQDTSKEETRAAETGTMDTTWYGSASTEAKNGDPDKLEMLGFSADSTEWWNARAQEGRANAGMAAEELSNSEGELEPTSPVFQNTGPWSLPIQNDSEPVDTGSTNPFRGKLKSPVLDSHGDKSQEKLWNIQPKQLDSDANQLSQLVILDQIKDKDSGQQIAMSPAAGDFPAETLTQEQGRESMLSVWDHAESALTHRDENGCISTGVSPTECQQENQWEPEKPYLSHVTHSSTPTENLPEINAPTQLMRKLDSDWDNPSPSEPQHNFVPDILHGNFEEGGQLASVSPDLWMDAKQPFSFKEDSENPDILTHCDHDSISQASSSPDVCHDSEGKQEMEKHTGVYLGLEVEPSEFSLTELNMNDEPTWEPEQESLPHNSELHSEHAMPLPPIDSQNDINNSSKPASSRSSPEPSDMHGDNNTSVTAMEDTNPEVEAVDSVTIPGHFPRSEDADTFEAHQEVSVEVDDSWVSKDLCPESQTGTRALLDCEQPFASESPAVLTDIFLTSDTCLDVSEAALDHSFSDASGLNTSTGTIDDMSKLTLSEGHPETPVDGDAGKQDVCSSEASWGDFEYDAMGQNIDEELMREPEHFLYGGDLPSEESALKQSLTPYTPPFDLSYLTEPTGSTETAQEAESPDDASLGSDAAEMLLSALPDHREEDKAETNIRKPRHQMTVLHIHEDPEAPSSPVGGTGSHNESSPSNIDWEIETDNSDSPAGGDMKPPNGKEILELEDEKVIPTKGPKQTELEYKEEKHPEQSEDHQVLAVDYILVSHEKDSPLKPEAREARENIPELEQLSIGSRETGLPETQLTGTPDTCQPESLNDVKVLSEERMSSKHKSASLENPAQDQSWMVLSHSEVGDPSAETRDSGPESPDRTQELFLSLSLDKGPKSQVLERNKPLNSLALEEIAGLSSQSRNSKRQGQAGLDAVPTQAATHDNEWEMLSPQLSRKNRNPPQEMEEETQFPEPGPRKPRPKGPPSEDEGMDIPFEEGMLSPSAIDMRPEPPNSLDLNGSHPRRIKLTAPNINLSLDQSEGSILSDDNLDSPDEIDINVDELDTPDEADSFEYTSHEDPTANKSSGQESESIPEYTAEEEREDNRLWRTVVIGEQEQRIDMKVIEPYRRVISHGGDSGYYGDGLNAIIVFAACFLPDSSRADYHYVMENLFLYVISTLELMVAEDYMIVYLNGATPRRKMPGLGWMKKCYQMIDRRLRKNLKSFIIVHPSWFIRTILAVTRPFISSKFSSKIKYVTSLSELSGLIPMDCIHIPESIIKYDEEKSFKRSVRTSCLYNDPEMSSMEKDIDMKLKEKP
- the Prune2 gene encoding protein prune homolog 2 isoform X2, producing the protein MEEFLQRAKSKLDRSKQLEQVHAVIGPKSCDLDSLISAFTYAYFLDKVSPPGVLCLPVLNIPRTEFNYFTETRFILEELNIPESFHIFRDEINLHQLNDEGKLSITLVGSHILGSEDRTLESAVVRVINPGEQSDGELGFPESSSSLVLKELLREAPELITQQLAHLLRGSILFTWMSMDPELPEKQEEILSILEEQFPNLPPRDDIINVLQESQLSAQGLSLEQTMLKDLKELSDGEIKVAISTVNMTLEDYLLHGNITSDLKAFTDKFGFDVLVLISSFTWEEQQRQQIAVYSQNLELCSQICCELEESQNPCLELEPFECGCDEILVYQQEDPSVTSDQVFLLLKEVINRRCAEMVSNSRTSSTEAVAGSAPLSQGSSGIMELYGSDIEPQPSSVNFIENPPELNDSNQAQVDGNIDLVSPDSGLATIRSSRSSKESSVFLSDDSPVGEGGGPHHSLLPGFDSYSPIPEGIVAEEHARSGEHSEHFDLFNFDSAPIASEQSQPSSHSADYSPEDDFPNSDSSEGNLSAGPKGLGEMGINMSNYSSSSLLSEAGKDSLVEFDEEFIQRQESSGDNSERNLSLTCFVGEEPSSPERLKNPGKMIPPTPMNSFVEISPSNEEPTPLYPEDIIQNAIDTGHLGPPQTRARCRSWWGGLEIDSKNIVDTWNASEQESVFQSPEPWKDPKPEPVERRTSDSTFQPKSLEFSTSDPWESEFGQPELGNKEAQDQKEESLQYQHLPTVRPHLTDASPHGTNHLIEDFAALWHSGHSPTTMPEPWGNPTDAGEAAVTMSFPTWGAFDKEEDNADTLKNTWNLHPTNNETPSGQEPSEWAMGQSGFSFPAADLLDNPLIEVNKDAAPEIWGKNNSSKDTSLTSGSPISDLGQTWNNSKLPGEDQNGLVDPKATGKVYEKEGSWSLFEESAKKRGADVLAPWEDSFLSYKCSDYSASNIGEDSVPSPLDTNYSTSDSNTSPTYAGDEKEIENKPVDKDNGFEAKDAEFPAEGLEVLATSSQQSQRNRIGSGPGNLDMWALPHTEDKPEGNDAHHPDNDSLKREQAEDKNASMEDDVRESSPSSYDDPSMMQLYNEANRQLTLLHSNTNSRQAAPDSLDTWNRVTLEDTQSTATISDMDNDLDWDDCSGGVAISGDGQAEGYIAANSEPETRFSVKQLEPWGTEHQEANQVDWDLSVSAEPTGDTGPSEYQTLNEKTGQLIANSIWDSVMGDKNMPSFRLPSPSNTVDMEHGTWPSESPRHSINGKDSHMLEASRLSESGGLTSQPDNQDTWGNSQGDTASSVTRLASPEHFAQADPWTGHTYGQSESEIEDLATSDCEHLDKEGALGSGENGAPWAFGKKPSDQEFSSSDAFEHQEISSASGKISSLSVTSSPQSEEPEEALEAEKEPYILDSLAVQTETSTCDLQTKDTHEESLMDHRNLGEANATLDKINLMKNRPLSGMELEKTEACNILKPERANGKLLYESSQNFGVWDGPMDSDVWDSHISYETAMNPTGQRTEERSLEALSPGNYDRDSLSSGCTHSSASSPDLHDSSVALSSWTYGPSAEHQKENHDDANKQIHQESELFTTETHVGVITEMKDFVENREDGFGKMSNQEDPQFPEIPNDPFNGDSSSSSSSLGADKYSEYSHACQEGDLMTRRQEENELGFLEIVEPEGTRIISTSSGSGNDSGGDEELLEKELHLATVAQSEAGAFNSLHEPEFSATEHSKPEFSVFVGSSESIEKENKSSPFSDSQQSSPGQWILSPLMQADTQDTSKEETRAAETGTMDTTWYGSASTEAKNGDPDKLEMLGFSADSTEWWNARAQEGRANAGMAAEELSNSEGELEPTSPVFQNTGPWSLPIQNDSEPVDTGSTNPFRGKLKSPVLDSHGDKSQEKLWNIQPKQLDSDANQLSQLVILDQIKDKDSGQQIAMSPAAGDFPAETLTQEQGRESMLSVWDHAESALTHRDENGCISTGVSPTECQQENQWEPEKPYLSHVTHSSTPTENLPEINAPTQLMRKLDSDWDNPSPSEPQHNFVPDILHGNFEEGGQLASVSPDLWMDAKQPFSFKEDSENPDILTHCDHDSISQASSSPDVCHDSEGKQEMEKHTGVYLGLEVEPSEFSLTELNMNDEPTWEPEQESLPHNSELHSEHAMPLPPIDSQNDINNSSKPASSRSSPEPSDMHGDNNTSVTAMEDTNPEVEAVDSVTIPGHFPRSEDADTFEAHQEVSVEVDDSWVSKDLCPESQTGTRALLDCEQPFASESPAVLTDIFLTSDTCLDVSEAALDHSFSDASGLNTSTGTIDDMSKLTLSEGHPETPVDGDAGKQDVCSSEASWGDFEYDAMGQNIDEELMREPEHFLYGGDLPSEESALKQSLTPYTPPFDLSYLTEPTGSTETAQEAESPDDASLGSDAAEMLLSALPDHREEDKAETNIRKPRHQMTVLHIHEDPEAPSSPVGGTGSHNESSPSNIDWEIETDNSDSPAGGDMKPPNGKEILELEDEKVIPTKGPKQTELEYKEEKHPEQSEDHQVLAVDYILVSHEKDSPLKPEAREARENIPELEQLSIGSRETGLPETQLTGTPDTCQPESLNDVKVLSEERMSSKHKSASLENPAQDQSWMVLSHSEVGDPSAETRDSGPESPDRTQELFLSLSLDKGPKSQVLERNKPLNSLALEEIAGLSSQSRNSKRQGQAGLDAVPTQAATHDNEWEMLSPQLSRKNRNPPQEMEEETQFPEPGPRKPRPKGPPSEDEGMDIPFEEGMLSPSAIDMRPEPPNSLDLNGSHPRRIKLTAPNINLSLDQSEGSILSDDNLDSPDEIDINVDELDTPDEADSFEYTSHEDPTANKSSGQESESIPEYTAEEEREDNRLWRTVVIGEQEQRIDMKVIEPYRRVISHGGYYGDGLNAIIVFAACFLPDSSRADYHYVMENLFLYVISTLELMVAEDYMIVYLNGATPRRKMPGLGWMKKCYQMIDRRLRKNLKSFIIVHPSWFIRTILAVTRPFISSKFSSKIKYVTSLSELSGLIPMDCIHIPESIIKYDEEKSFKRSVRTSCLYNDPEMSSMEKDIDMKLKEKP